One window of Candidatus Methylomirabilota bacterium genomic DNA carries:
- a CDS encoding VOC family protein yields the protein MDVKPIVRVGHVVLKVRDLEKARQFYCGVLGMTLAKFDPDRGMFLRFNDYHHDIAIFKTGPDADPPKDNQVGLVHVALVVDSLETVKAWYQRFQALGVPIVGTADHAVTNSLYFQDPEGNVLEIYCERPEYDWRREGMGFIVRPLDLEAVPAPR from the coding sequence GTGGACGTCAAACCGATCGTCCGAGTCGGGCACGTCGTCCTGAAGGTCCGGGATCTGGAGAAGGCCAGGCAGTTCTATTGCGGTGTGCTGGGCATGACGCTGGCCAAGTTCGACCCGGACCGCGGGATGTTCCTGCGCTTCAACGACTACCACCACGACATCGCGATCTTCAAGACCGGGCCGGACGCCGATCCCCCGAAGGACAACCAGGTCGGCCTCGTCCACGTCGCTCTCGTCGTGGACAGCCTGGAGACGGTCAAGGCGTGGTACCAGCGCTTCCAGGCGCTGGGCGTGCCGATCGTCGGCACGGCGGACCACGCCGTCACCAACAGCCTGTACTTCCAGGACCCGGAGGGCAACGTCCTGGAGATCTATTGCGAGAGGCCGGAGTACGACTGGCGGCGTGAGGGCATGGGGTTCATCGTCCGGCCGCTCGACCTGGAGGCTGTCCCGGCCCCCCGCTGA
- the pal gene encoding peptidoglycan-associated lipoprotein Pal, with translation MTTGCAKRPAVREVAAPAPTGAATGVPAPETAPAPVPRAAPAPAAPAAPEAATPAPVLPPIVAAPSAPPTTAAPATPARPEPTEFAAEPALRSIFFDFDKSEIRPDAAQTLDTNIEWIRSNPSALILIEGHCDERGTNAYNIALGDRRAKATRDYLMSRGVASDRITMISYGEERPVCVERDEACWAKNRRAQLLTKRR, from the coding sequence TTGACGACGGGGTGCGCCAAGCGTCCTGCAGTCAGAGAAGTCGCGGCGCCGGCACCCACTGGCGCCGCCACCGGTGTACCGGCTCCGGAAACGGCCCCCGCACCGGTCCCGCGTGCGGCCCCGGCACCCGCCGCGCCGGCAGCCCCGGAAGCCGCCACTCCGGCACCTGTCCTGCCGCCCATAGTCGCCGCTCCGTCGGCTCCACCGACGACCGCCGCGCCGGCCACCCCGGCCCGGCCGGAGCCCACCGAGTTCGCGGCGGAGCCAGCGCTGCGCTCCATCTTCTTCGACTTCGACAAGTCAGAGATCCGTCCCGATGCCGCCCAGACGCTGGACACGAACATCGAGTGGATCAGGTCGAATCCCTCGGCGCTCATCCTGATCGAGGGACACTGCGACGAGCGCGGCACGAACGCCTATAACATCGCGCTCGGCGACCGCCGCGCGAAGGCCACGCGAGACTACCTCATGTCGCGCGGCGTGGCGTCGGACCGCATCACCATGATCAGCTACGGCGAGGAGCGCCCCGTCTGCGTCGAGCGCGACGAGGCATGCTGGGCGAAGAACCGGCGCGCGCAGCTCCTGACGAAGCGGCGGTAG